In Pasteuria penetrans, a genomic segment contains:
- a CDS encoding rhodanese-like domain-containing protein: MKRQPGMGSIHVKSDHCAGHVFPKLKVRVRKEIVCWRLDRDLNPSEKTGNYVTAQQFKKAMQERDTIILDGRNGYEYDLGHFRGAIRADIRTTREFPGWLRKHFRFPPHQRVVTYCTGGIRCEKLTAWLREEGYTNVAQLQGGIITYSQDEDTQGENFMGLCYTLMNERLSPSTGRNPMSLWGVVGIAKHLLRRTLIAPMTFVIFSISSVPPVGRKNRDFVPQRARKNRELPSLVHHENPRYKRRVFPTIDKRIASFPRVCKPTLGPCRTRTDLPKRSMVMCTIFPCFFLSWHVNSSYWRRLLKMFSTNFFRKWGGIPTNPRRSCNQTKCPIDQPSYRRCAKNVPACKRAKWQTTETVLVALSVLLSGAYKETTQQSYGGL, encoded by the coding sequence TTGAAGCGGCAACCGGGAATGGGAAGCATTCACGTAAAGAGCGATCACTGCGCGGGGCACGTGTTTCCGAAGTTGAAGGTGCGGGTAAGGAAGGAAATCGTTTGCTGGCGGTTGGATCGAGATCTCAATCCGTCCGAAAAGACGGGGAACTATGTAACTGCCCAACAATTCAAAAAGGCCATGCAAGAAAGAGACACTATCATCCTTGACGGACGAAATGGCTATGAGTATGATCTCGGCCATTTCAGGGGTGCTATCCGTGCTGACATAAGAACCACACGTGAATTTCCCGGTTGGTTGCGGAAGCACTTTCGCTTTCCCCCCCATCAGCGTGTTGTCACCTATTGTACGGGGGGCATACGATGCGAAAAATTAACCGCCTGGTTACGGGAAGAGGGATACACCAACGTAGCACAACTGCAGGGGGGCATCATTACCTACAGCCAAGATGAGGATACACAGGGAGAAAATTTTATGGGCCTCTGTTATACTTTGATGAACGAAAGGCTATCCCCGTCAACCGGAAGGAACCCCATGTCATTGTGGGGCGTTGTTGGCATTGCAAAGCACCTGCTGAGACGTACATTGATTGCGCCTATGACTTTTGTCATCTTCAGCATATCGTCTGTCCCACCTGTTGGAAGGAAAAACAGGGATTTTGTACCCCAACGTGCGCGCAAAAACAGGGAACTTCCCTCCCTCGTCCATCATGAAAATCCACGATACAAAAGGAGGGTCTTTCCCACTATAGATAAGCGCATCGCCTCTTTCCCGAGGGTGTGCAAGCCTACATTGGGGCCATGCAGGACGCGGACCGATCTCCCCAAACGATCAATGGTTATGTGTACGATTTTTCCCTGTTTTTTTCTTTCTTGGCACGTGAACAGCTCGTACTGGAGGAGGTTACTGAAAATGTTCTCCACAAATTTTTTCAGGAAATGGGGGGGGATACCAACGAATCCTAGACGTTCCTGTAACCAAACGAAATGCCCAATTGATCAACCAAGTTACCGAAGATGTGCAAAAAACGTACCAGCGTGCAAACGCGCGAAGTGGCAAACAACGGAAACAGTCCTCGTTGCGCTCTCTGTTTTGTTATCTGGTGCGTACAAAGAGACTACCCAACAATCCTATGGAGGCCTATGA
- a CDS encoding tyrosine-type recombinase/integrase: MRWRQTCCKGFRTHTHKLRHTLATFLLSQGENLRIVQEILGHSCVKTTQIYTHVVDSEKEEALRKLDKIW; encoded by the coding sequence ATGCGCTGGAGGCAAACTTGCTGTAAGGGCTTCCGAACTCACACCCATAAACTGCGACATACACTAGCTACATTTCTACTCTCCCAGGGGGAGAATTTGCGGATCGTTCAGGAGATACTGGGTCACTCCTGCGTGAAGACAACGCAAATTTATACTCATGTGGTGGATTCAGAAAAGGAAGAAGCCCTGAGGAAGTTGGATAAGATTTGGTGA